A genomic region of Epinephelus moara isolate mb chromosome 23, YSFRI_EMoa_1.0, whole genome shotgun sequence contains the following coding sequences:
- the rassf8b gene encoding ras association domain-containing protein 8b isoform X2 → MKAMELKVWVDGVQRIVCGVTEFTTCQEVVIALAQAIGRTGRYTLIEKWRETERHLAPHENPVVSLNKWGQYASDVQLILQRTGPSVSERPTSDGQARVPERGFYRQSLPPLAKLRPSGTDRSLKRREPKRKSLTFTGGAKGLRDIFGKSRDAEAKQLQQQGVSLNLSRVGGVGVASVPGSPARELSRLVQLQRDKLQALESRLLGCEAELRDWEETSSEANEGGNLEEELLLLEQQVRRNDAEMEEEEFWQNELQIEHESERQLRQQLVELQGRVRDCEAKLSEYLAHIQSMEGGLEQERLQQEAELNQRVNEEEEKEQELEQLTKELRQVNLQQFIQQTGTKVTVLPAQPTGENNNEVDSGSLKRLGSSRLLPSDLRTLQSTVSSSLNPEGIYV, encoded by the exons ATGAAGGCCATGGAGCTGAAAGTGTGGGTGGATGGAGTGCAGCGCATCGTGTGCGGGGTTACAGAGTTCACCACATGCCAGGAAGTGGTCATTGCTTTGGCACAAGCCATTG GGCGCACAGGCAGGTACACTTTGATCGAAAAATGGCGTGAGACAGAACGTCACCTGGCCCCACACGAGAATCCTGTGGTGTCCCTCAACAAGTGGGGTCAGTATGCCAGTGATGTCCAGCTCATCCTCCAACGAACAGGCCCGTCTGTTAGTGAGCGGCCCACCTCTGACGGGCAGGCTCGCGTCCCGGAGCGTGGTTTCTATCGGCAGAGCCTGCCACCTCTGGCCAAGCTCCGCCCGTCAGGGACAGACCGCTCACTCAAACGAAGGGAACCCAAACGCAAGTCTTTGACCTTCACTGGAGGGGCCAAGGGTCTGAGGGACATATTTGGGAAAAGCAGAGATGCTGAAG ccaaACAGCTCCAGCAGCAGGGGGTGAGTCTGAACCTGAGCAGGGTTGGAGGTGTTGGAGTAGCATCTGTACCTGGGAGTCCAGCCAGAGAGCTGAGCCGACTGGtgcagctgcagagagacaaacTCCAGGCCCTGGAGAGCCGTCTGCTGGGCTGCGAGGCCGAACTGCGAGACTGGGAGGAGACCAGCAGCGAAGCCAACGAA GGAGGAAACttggaggaggagctgctgcttTTAGAGCAGCAGGTGAGGAGGAACGAtgcagagatggaggaggaggaattcTGGCAGAACGAGCTGCAGATCGAGCACGAGAGCGAGCGGCAACTTCGGCAACAGCTAGTCGAGCTGCAGGGCCGTGTACGTGACTGTGAAGCCAAGCTTTCAGAGTACTTGGCACACATACAG AGCATGGAGGGAGGCCTGGAGCAGGagcggctgcagcaggaggccgAGCTCAACCAGAGGGTCAATGAGGAGGAG GAGAAGGAGCAGGAGCTGGAGCAGCTGACAAAAGAGCTACGACAGGTCAACCTGCAGCAGTTCATTCAGCAGACTGGTACCAAGGTCACCGTGCTGCCCGCTCAACCTACAGGAGAAAACAACAAcg AAGTGGACTCTGGTTCTCTGAAACGACTTGGCTCTTCTCGTCTGCTACCCAGTGACCTTCGGACCCTTCAAAGCACCGTGTCCTCCAGCCTCAACCCTGAAGGCATCTACGTGTGA
- the rassf8b gene encoding ras association domain-containing protein 8b isoform X1, translated as MKAMELKVWVDGVQRIVCGVTEFTTCQEVVIALAQAIGRTGRYTLIEKWRETERHLAPHENPVVSLNKWGQYASDVQLILQRTGPSVSERPTSDGQARVPERGFYRQSLPPLAKLRPSGTDRSLKRREPKRKSLTFTGGAKGLRDIFGKSRDAEAKQLQQQGVSLNLSRVGGVGVASVPGSPARELSRLVQLQRDKLQALESRLLGCEAELRDWEETSSEANEGGNLEEELLLLEQQVRRNDAEMEEEEFWQNELQIEHESERQLRQQLVELQGRVRDCEAKLSEYLAHIQSMEGGLEQERLQQEAELNQRVNEEEVQAQLEKVKAELEMQSQHTARLESSCRALERSLSQSSKRLQEKEQELEQLTKELRQVNLQQFIQQTGTKVTVLPAQPTGENNNEVDSGSLKRLGSSRLLPSDLRTLQSTVSSSLNPEGIYV; from the exons ATGAAGGCCATGGAGCTGAAAGTGTGGGTGGATGGAGTGCAGCGCATCGTGTGCGGGGTTACAGAGTTCACCACATGCCAGGAAGTGGTCATTGCTTTGGCACAAGCCATTG GGCGCACAGGCAGGTACACTTTGATCGAAAAATGGCGTGAGACAGAACGTCACCTGGCCCCACACGAGAATCCTGTGGTGTCCCTCAACAAGTGGGGTCAGTATGCCAGTGATGTCCAGCTCATCCTCCAACGAACAGGCCCGTCTGTTAGTGAGCGGCCCACCTCTGACGGGCAGGCTCGCGTCCCGGAGCGTGGTTTCTATCGGCAGAGCCTGCCACCTCTGGCCAAGCTCCGCCCGTCAGGGACAGACCGCTCACTCAAACGAAGGGAACCCAAACGCAAGTCTTTGACCTTCACTGGAGGGGCCAAGGGTCTGAGGGACATATTTGGGAAAAGCAGAGATGCTGAAG ccaaACAGCTCCAGCAGCAGGGGGTGAGTCTGAACCTGAGCAGGGTTGGAGGTGTTGGAGTAGCATCTGTACCTGGGAGTCCAGCCAGAGAGCTGAGCCGACTGGtgcagctgcagagagacaaacTCCAGGCCCTGGAGAGCCGTCTGCTGGGCTGCGAGGCCGAACTGCGAGACTGGGAGGAGACCAGCAGCGAAGCCAACGAA GGAGGAAACttggaggaggagctgctgcttTTAGAGCAGCAGGTGAGGAGGAACGAtgcagagatggaggaggaggaattcTGGCAGAACGAGCTGCAGATCGAGCACGAGAGCGAGCGGCAACTTCGGCAACAGCTAGTCGAGCTGCAGGGCCGTGTACGTGACTGTGAAGCCAAGCTTTCAGAGTACTTGGCACACATACAG AGCATGGAGGGAGGCCTGGAGCAGGagcggctgcagcaggaggccgAGCTCAACCAGAGGGTCAATGAGGAGGAG GTGCAAGCCCAGCTGGAGAAAGTGAAGGCAGAGCTTGAAATGCAGAGCCAACACACGGCGCGGCTGGAGAGCAGCTGCAGGGCGCTGGAACGCTCACTTAGCCAGTCCAGCAAGAGATTACAG GAGAAGGAGCAGGAGCTGGAGCAGCTGACAAAAGAGCTACGACAGGTCAACCTGCAGCAGTTCATTCAGCAGACTGGTACCAAGGTCACCGTGCTGCCCGCTCAACCTACAGGAGAAAACAACAAcg AAGTGGACTCTGGTTCTCTGAAACGACTTGGCTCTTCTCGTCTGCTACCCAGTGACCTTCGGACCCTTCAAAGCACCGTGTCCTCCAGCCTCAACCCTGAAGGCATCTACGTGTGA